The sequence AGTTCTACGAACTGTGTATGGAGATGTCGATGATTCGGCTCGCTCGTATCCGTCGGGCGCTCCGTAGTCGACAGCATGAACTCGTCTTTGGATATACGAGCGGCCTCGATCTGATCGGACACGTCAGCTACGATCGACCAGCATTACAAGGACGGGCGTACGAAGAGCTAGACGAGTTCGTGGGGGAACTCGTTTCCGATCTAGACGAAAGCAACGAGCTCGTGTTAGTCAGCGACCACGGCCTTCAGGACGGCCTCCACACCGAGGAAGCGATGGTTGCCGCGACTAAACCAGCAATGATCGAGAAAATCTCAAGCGTTCTCGACGTGTGTGAAGCGATAGAATTCGAGCTGGATCATACCGACCATACACCAACTCCACCAAGTGATCAGAGAACTAAATTAGGCGACTCAGACAAAGTCCGAGAACAACTCGAAGATCTCGGATATTTGTGATCGTTCAGAGTTACTCCATCGACGGTTATGTATATTGACTGTCTGGATCGCTTTCATCATCGCAAAACCCCGAAAAAGCCAGTACTTTCTCGACTGTCGACTCCTTCCAATTCGGCAAAAGCACGCGCCGAACGAACGATCGATCCTCACTAAACGTCTCATCACCAGCGAGACAGGTCTCGAGGTGCTCGAGAAACTCTTCTGCTGAATCGATGGTTTTGCCAGGAAAATATCGGTCGTAGTCGAATGCAATCCCACGCTGATCGACAAACTGTTCGTGGCGATCGGTAACAAAAATCACTGGTCGATCGAACGGGAGGAAATCCATGTAAATCGACGAATAATCAGTAACGAGCACGTCTACGTGAGCGAGCAGTTCTAGCGACGATGGCGACCTGTCCTGTCCGGCGTAGAAGATAGTCTCTCCATCGACGAACTTCTCGTAGATTCCACTATCTTCCTCGTTCGGGTGCATGCGGAGGAACAACCGAGCGTCTTGCTCGCGGAGAAAGGTTCGTAACTCTTCCAGTTCGAAGTTCTCGAAGGGAAACGGCGTCGACCGGTACGCACCGTCCTTGTGGGTCGGCGCATAGAGGATGGTATCGTGGTCCGTTTTGAGTTCTTCAACGTCGATTTCTTCAGGAGGTGGGGACGGATCATCGCTCAGAAGCTCTGCGATCCGGTCATACCGTGGATACCCGAGTGTCTCAAAGTGAGCGGGATGTCGCCCTTCGGCACTCGAGCGAAAGAACCGTTCCACGTCTGAGGCTACTGATTGTGCGTCAATCCCTGTGTATAGATACCAGTCGAGGACGGTATTCTTCACCCGTCCAAATAGCGAGGGAGAAGAGTTGTCATTGGCATGCCGCCGATAGGCTTTCGTGATTACACCGTGATAAAATAGCACACAGGTTCGGCGGTAATTTTGCCAGAATAACCGATATCCATGGAGGTGATGTGGGCCTTCAAGTACGACGAGTCGACAGGTTGCAAGTTTGAACAAGAATGAGAACGTGTCTGATTCGACAATCGTAACTTGATCATTGTATGGCGATTCAAGATCGTTGGTGGAAGTGTCCAGTTGATCTTCTTGTACACAAACGTAAATCTGACCGGCAGAGACTTCCGATAACCGGTCCAACAGAGGTTTGACATCAGCGTCAAGAATAGCATACTGGGTGCAAATCATCACGTCTGATCGTTTCTGACGTACGAATAGGTCAATGACTCCAAAAATGATACTTAAGCTAATACGTCTTAGATACTCGACCATCACTGCTTGGTATGACTCAGAGTCGTTCAAGTACTTCGATTCAATGATGGTGTTTATCCCATCCGGCTCTATTCGCTAATAAATTATAATACCTGATACTCTAATGAGTGTCGTGAAAGTCCGGGGAACGGCCATGGTATATCCGACACGAAACTACGCCTATCTTATTTATGAGGATTGATGATCTGGTCGCCGGATATTAGGTCAGTAGCGAGCGGACTCCCCTCCAGTCACTAGCAGCATTTTAGCTAGCGTCACGACAGCCCTGGCAAAGCGGAAAGTTTAGACGTAATTCATCCACCGTTTCTTGCTACCCGGGATTTTTGCATCAGGCCAGCACAATCTTTTGATTCACCAGAGATCTATACGACACTTCTTATTTAGCTACGGCCGAATAATCTCAACAGCTCTACAGCGAAGCACTGTCGTTGAATATAAGCCCTCGAGATGCGATCCTCAAAGTACTATGACTAATCCCCTGCTACGTGCGTATTATATCTCAAAGAATGAAGGGTTACGCTCATTGTTTCGCAAGAGCGTCGATTTTCTTCTAACACCTGTTCCATCTATCGATAATTTAAAATTTGCTGTTAAAGACCGGACCGGGGACTATCCCTGCGATAGAACGATTATGGTAACTCTTCGTCAATCGATGTTTGACTCGGATACGTTATCCGTCGTTGTCCAATCTGTCAAGAGATCTGATATTGATACAGTATTCTTACTGGTTTCGTCGGAGAGTAAATTCATCTCCTCGAATAAATACGCCCTCGAAAGCATCACGGGGTCTGATACTGAGGTGAAAATAATCGAGGAAGGCTCTAGCCACCTTCCGAGTGCCGTTGCTCAATCACAGTTCATCTTCATCCGGAACGGTCCAGAACTCGCTGGCTACCGGTTTGTTAATACGAATTCGGAACGCAAGTTTGTGCGGATATTCCATGGTTTTGCTAAAGCAAGTGGTGGGTTCAGAGAACGAAACGCAGAAAGCGGGGCAGTGAGCACTGTTAGGCTTCCACGCCGATTCCGCCCTATTGACATATATCCTGTTGCGAGTGATGTCGAACTTTTCTATCGATCTGCAGCAGAAGGCATTCACCCGGCTCAGGTGAAAAAATGCAGCTACCCGAAATACACTCGGCTTAAACGGCTACGGACTGGAAAAGATTCCCCCATTCTGCCAGAAAAGACAAAAGAATCACTCGGTAATGATGGTTGTAAATCCCGTATTCTGTATGCGCCTACTCATAAAGGAACTTACGAACCGACAGAGTTATTCCCGTTTTCCGATTTCGATCTTCAAGTGCTGCGGGAGCAGCTCGAGTCGTTAGATGTTGTCCTTTATATTAGAATGCATATTCATGAAGAACAAGCGGGCATTTACGACGAATATATTGACGGCGACATAATAAAATATGCTGGACACGGATTCTCTCCCTCAGCGGCCGAAATCCTTCCCGAATTTGATGTGCTCATAACGGATTATTCGTCAATATACACGGAGTATTTGGCACTAGATAGACCAATTTTATTCATCATTGACGACACGAATCCCTACTGGACTAACAAAGGCCTTGCTTTCGATGATGAAAAGTATACTCCTGGTCCTAAGATATCCGACTTTGAAGACTTCTTGCTAGAACTAGAAAACCACATCACTGATCAATCCAGATATTGTCGTGAACGAGAATTTGCGATAAATTCACTCGTACCTGATCGAGATATCGATTTCCTTGATTGCATACTCGACAACTGTATAGAGGGAAAACCAAATCGCAGTAGAGATATTGTCCAGTAGGTCCTCGGAAAGATACGCTCTGCACTTATGAATATTGGACAGACATCACTGATCGTCTTTCTCTCAAAATTGGCAGGGTCCGCGTTAGGATTCATCGCAACGATTTACTTTGCTCGAGTGCTCGGAGCGGAAGTTCTCGGAATCTATGCTGTGATCATGTCGACTGTTGCTTGGTTGCAAACAGGCGGCAAAATGGGGATCGCGAAAGCGACGAATAAGCGTATTAGCGAAGGGGAAGACCGTGGAAAGTTCCTGGTTGCAGGAATAGTTTCCCTGGTATTGTTTATTACTGCTATTTCTCTTGTGGCTATTGCAGCAACGCCATTTATTGAATCGTATCTCAGTGATTTTGAGAATTACTCTCAAACATCGGTGGTCTACTTCATATTGCTGTTGTTGGCTATTAAGTTAGTGTTCATATTCGTGCTGGAGGTCTTGAGGGGGCTGCATATGGTGCATATCGCTGGACCTCTAAAACCAGTCAAAACCGCCACCCAGAGCATTATTCAGTTGGCACTTGTTTTTGCGGGTTTGGGTCTTATCGGAATGCTGTTAGGATATTTTATCGGGGCAATTATTGTGCTGCTGGTTGCCGGAGTCTTCCTCAAAATCCGCCCAGCGAATCCGACTTCTACTCATTACCAGTCTCTTCTTAACTATGCGAAGTTCTCCTGGCTCGGTGGACTAAAATCACGGGCACTAAACGATGTGGACATACTAATTCTCAATGCGATGGTCGCCACCGGGTTAGTTGGGATTTATTCCGTCGTCTGGAGTCTTTCGAAGTTCCTCGACCTGTTCAGCAGTGCCATTGGGGAAACAGTGTTCCCAGAGATAAGTAAAATCAGTAAACAGCAGGAAATTGGTGAAGTAAAATTACTTATCGAAGATGCCGTTGCATACGCCGGCTTGATTACGATTCCGGGTCTAGTTGGTGGTGTCGTGATTTCCGATCGGCTGTTGCAGATTTATGGCCCGGAGTTCGTCCAAGGTGTAGAAATCCTCTGGATGTTGCTTCTAGCGGTCCTCTTTTTCAGCTATTATCGGCAATTTCTCAATGCGCTTAATGCTCTTGATTTCCCAAACTTGGCATTTTTTTCTAACATCGTGTTTGTAGTGTCTAATATCGTCCTGAATGTGATATTGATCTGGAGATTTGGCTGGATCGGTGCAGCAGTGGCAAGCACCCTTTCGATATTGATCGGACTGGTAGCGTCGTATCTCTTACTCATACGAATTGTTACAATTGAAATCCCGGCGAACGAGATTGGACGTCAATTAGTTGCTGCTATTGCAATGGGTGCAATCGTGGCCATTACTCGGGGAACGATTGAATCAGCGGGCCTAATTGAAAATAATACCATTATCGTGCTGGGGCTCGTTTCACTTGGCACTATTGTTTATACGGCGACCTTGTATCAGATATCTCCGAAATTCCAGACGACAGTCGAACGGAATATCCCCTTCAACGTACCATTCCGACAGTAACTTCAGAAAGTGTTTCCAACGGATACTGTACAATCAGAAGCTGTTACGATTATTGATCCACAATTGATATATATGATGGAGCGAAATCACCGTCAATATGACCTCGCCCCTTGTGGTATTCTTAGGTGCCGGCCGTCCCTTCTCCGGCACCGAACCATCTGCACTCCGCCACACAGCTGGCGACCGTCGAGTCCTCGACTGGCTCATCGATGCCTTCACCTCTGAACTCGAGTCCCCCGAACTCCACTTCGTCGGTGGCTACCGCCTCGAGGAGATCGTGGAGGAATATCCAGAGATCCACTTCTCGAGAAACGAAGACTGGGAAGACACAGGGACTCTTGGGTCTCTCCTCGAGGCGCCCCTCCAGAGCGACCGCCCTACCTACGTCTGTTATGCCGACGTGGTCTTCCAGGCGGACGTCGTCGACCGACTCGAGCAAGCTACTGCCGACGCCGCCATTGCAGTCGACGAACGATGGCGAACGCGCTACAGTGCTCGATCGGACGAGAGTCGCGAACGCGCCGAAAAAGTTCGATACGAAGGAGACCATATCGACCGCATTTCGAGCACGCTCGAGCCCGCCTCGGCCGATGCGGAGTTCACGGGGCTGGCACGGTTCTCCCCGGCTGCGATCGAGTTCCTGTTCGATATCGTCGACCGTGGTCTCCTCGGTCCGGAGAACGCCCTCCCGGATCTCGTGACGGCGCTCTCGCTGGCCGGAATCGACCCGCACCCAGTCGACGTCGACGGACACTGGGCTGAACTCGAGACCGCGGCGGATCTCGCCCGGTTCGTCCTCGATACGAAAGCCAATACTCTCAAACGACTCGAGTCGATGGTCACCGAGAGTACGATCGCACCGCAATATACGTTCACGGTCGAGGAGTTCGCGACCGACCCGGCGACAATCTTGGCAGACATCCGCGAGGCATTCGACGTCGAGGTGATCGTTCGCTCGAGCACGCTCGCGGAGGACGGCTGGGAGCATTCGAACGCCGGTCGGTTCGAGAGCATCCTCGACGTCCGGCTCGAGGACGAGGCGCTTACGGACGCGATCGAGACGGTGATCGACTCCTACGACGACAACCCGGACAACCAGGTCCTGGTCCAGCCGATGGTGGAAGACGTCGCCGCGAGCGGTGTGGCGATGACGCGCACCGTCGAGGGAGGAAGTCCGTACTACGTGATCAACTACGACGCGGCGACGGGGAGCACGGTGACCGTCACGGACGGCACCGGCGACGAGATTCGGACCGTCGTCGTCCGCAAGGACGCGGTGTCGTCGTTCGCGAGCGACGTTCCAGCATCCGACGATGACTCGACCCCCTCGCTCACCTCCGACGGTGGAACGGTCGCCCGACTCGAGGGCGACTCCACGATCGCCGGTGATCCGGCGCTCCGGCTCCCGTCGGTGCTCCGGGCGATCGACGAACTCGAGTCGGTCGTCGGGCACGACGGGCTCGACGTCGAGTTCGCGGTCACTGACGACGGCGAGGTGTACGTCCTCCAGGTGCGACCGATGACCGTGGACGCGGGCGAGCGGTCGGTCGACGACGACGCCGTCGTGCGGGCCGTCGAGGCGGCCCGCGAAACATTCTGCGAGAGCCAGCGATCGTCGCCGTTCGTCCTCGGCGACCGGACGATCTTCGGGGTGATGCCGGACTGGAACCCGGCCGAGATAATCGGTCGCAGTCCGCGCCCACTCGCGGAATCGCTGTACCGATACCTGATCATGGACGAGGTATGGGCGACCCAACGCGCGGAGTTCGGGTATCGAGACGTCCGCCCGCAGCCGCTGATGCAAACCTTCGCCGGCCAGCCGTTCGTCGACGTCCGCGCGGATTTCAACTCCTTCGTCCCCGCGAGCGTCTCCGACGAACTGGCCGCGAAACTCGTCGACTACTACCTGACCCGACTCGAGGACCGCCCGGAACTCCACGACAAGATCGAGTTCGAAATCGCGCTGACGTGCCTCCCGTTCGATTTCGAGTACCGGGCCGAACCGCTCCGGGAGGCGGGCTTCGACGACGACGAACTCGCGGAGCTTCGCGAGGGACTCGGAGAGATCACCCGCGGGGCGTTCGACCGCGTCGAGAGCGGGCGTGATATCGCGGCCGTCGAGGCGCTCGAGGACCGGTACGAACGGCTTCGCGAAGCCGACCTCCCTGACCTCGAGGCCGCTCGGCGGTTGCTCGAGGACTGTCGGCGGCTCGGAACGTTACCGTTCGCCCACCTCGCGCGGTCGGCGTTCGTCGCCGTCTCGCTGTTACGATCGCTCGAGCGCAAGAACGTCCTGAGCGACGACGACGTCTCGAGATTCCACAACTCGCTGTCGACGGTCGCCCGCGAATTCGAACTGGACGGCTACCGCGTCGACACTGGCGACCTCGCGTTCGAGGAGTTCGTCGACACGTACGGCCACCTCCGGCCGGGAACGTACGACCTGACGTCGCCGCGGTACGCGACCGATCCCGACGACTACCTTCGGCCGACCGTCGAAGCAGCGACCGCGCCCGGAGACCATCCCGACCCGCGGGACGTCTGGGACGAAGATACGAAAGCCGAGATCGAACGCGAACTCGAGGCGATCGGGCTCCCAGCGGAGTGCGAGCGCTTCGTGACGTTCCTCGAAGAGGCCATCGAGGGACGGGAGTATTCGAAGTTCGTCTTCAGCAAGAACCTGAGCGAGGCGCTCGAGCGGATCGCAGCCTTCGGCGACGGGAACGGGTTCGACCGCGAGGAACTCTCCTACGTCCCCATAGAGGAGTATCTCGAGCTGACGACCAGTCCGCCGGCCGAGGATCTCGAGACGTGGCTCGAGCGGCGGATCGACGAGGGTCGCGGGCGGCACGCGATCGCCCGTGCCGTCGAGTTGCCGCCGTTGCTCTGTGACGACGCTGACTTCCTGTGTTTCGAGCGACCGGCGCGGGAGCCGAACTTCGTGACGACCGAGATGGTTCGGGCGGAACTCGCTGAGCCCGACCTCGAACCGGACGTCGACCTCGACGGGAGGATCGTGATGATCCCGCAGGCCGATCCCGGCTACGACTGGCTGTTCGGATACGACGTCGAGGGATTGATCACGATGTACGGCGGGACGAACTCTCACATGGCGATCAGAGCCGCCGAGTTCGAACTGCCTGCGGCGATTGGCGTCGGCGAGTCGCTGTACGAAAAGCTCAGTGGCGCGTCAGTGGTTGAACTGGATTGCGAAGCAAACACCGTCGAGACGATTCGATGACTCGGCCCCGAATCGGACTCACCCAGCGCGTCTACGAGGTCGAGGCCTACGAGGAGCGACGCGACTGTCTCGATCAGCGGTGGGGACCGTTCGTACAGTCGTTCGGCCTCGACCCAGTCCCGCTTCCGAACCGGGTCGAGGACGTTGCAGGCTACGTCGATCGGCTCGAACTGGACGGCGTCGTCGTCACCGGTGGCAACGACTTCGCTCACCTCGAGGACGGGACGAACGTCGCTCCGGAGCGCGACGAGTTCGAGCGGACGCTCCTCGAGGCCGCGATCGATCGCAACCTCCCAGTCCTTGGCGTCTGCCGCGGGTTGCAGCTACTCAACCTCCACTTCGGCGGTTCGCTTCGCGACGTCGACGGACACGTCGCGAAAGAACACGAACTCGAGGTGGATCCGAACGCGACGGCCCTCGAAGACGTCCCCCGGACCATCCCGGTCAACAGCTACCATGGGTATGGCATCGGCGAGGACGACCTGGGCGACGGCCTGCGCGTCTGTGGGCACGTTTCGGACGGGACGATAGAGTGGGTCGAACACGACCGCTATCCCATCACGGGGATCATGTGGCATCCCGAACGCGAGTCACCATCGTCCGGGCTGGATCGGCGCATTATTAGGTCGCGTCTCCCAACCGAAACTGTATGAGCACGGGGACGACGGCCATCCACCTCGCTGCCGGCGAGGGGACGCGACTCAGGCCGCTGACGAACGATCGACCCAAGCCCCTCGTAGAACTCGGCGGTACCTCGCTGCTCGAGCGAAACGTCGAGACGCTCGAGCGTGCTGGCGTCGAGAACCAGATCGTGGTCACGGGCCACGAGGGTGACCAAATTAGGGATCTCGGCCTCGAGACAGTCCACAACGGGGTATACGACGAAACGGAGATGGTATACAGTCTGTTCAGGGCCGCAGACGAGTTCCCTGAGGAGGGAGCCGGCGACCTCATCATCTCCTACGGCGATATCGTCTACGAACGGGCGATCGTCGAGGAACTGCTGGCCTGTGACGCCCCGATGTGCATTGTCGTCGACCGCGAGTGGCGAGCCCTGTGGAACGCCCGGTTCGACGACCCGCTCGAGGACGCAGAAACCCTCTCGCTCGATGGCGAAGGCCGAATTCGTTCGATCGGAGACACCCCCTCTGGCTACGACGACATCGACGCCCAGTACACCGGCCTCCTCAAAGTGCGGAACGATCACGTCGAGCCCCTGATCGACGTCTACCGCGATCTGGACGATCAGCAGGACGGCTACGTCTCGGTCGACACGACCGCGTTCCTCCAGGGGTTGATCGACGACGACTGGCACCTCCAGGCCGTCCCGGTCGACGGCGGGTGGCTCGAGGTGGACACCCTGTCCGACCTCGAGCACTATCGCCAGCGATACGAGGATGGGTCTCTCGACGAGTTCATCTCGCTGTGAGGTCCCCCACTGACGTCGTTCGCCTGACTGGACACCGGATCAGTCCGAAACGAAAAACCGACAACCCCCAATCACGGTCGTTCGTCGTCGGTCGTCACTCGACGGTCACGCTCTTGGCCAGATTCCGCGGCTTGTCGATCGAGCGCCCCTTCAGATTGGCGACGTGGTAGGCGAACAGCTGGAAGTAGACGTTCGCCACCAGCGGTTCGAACAGCCCGACCGACGGAACCTCGAGCGCGACGTCGACCGATCCCCCCTCACCCGCCGATGAAACAACGCCGATAGCGGGTGCCCCCCGCGTCTGGGCCTCGACGACGTTGTGCATCGTCGCCTCCCGTTCCGCAGCCTCCGTCAGGACCGCCAGAACGGGCGTATCGTCGTCGACCAGCGCCAGCGGGCCGTGTTTCAGCTCGCCGGCGGCGAACCCTTCGGCGTGATCGTAGGAGATCTCCTTCAGTTTCAGCGCGCCCTCGAGGGCCACGGGATAGCCGAATCGCCGGCCGACGAAGAAAAACGACGACGCGTCCTGATACTCGCGAGCCGTCTCGAGCACCTGCTCGTCCTCGTCGAGAACCTGCTGGACGGCTCCCGGGAGTCCTCGGAGATCAGCGAGGACGTCGCGAGCCTCGGCGGCCGACAGCTGGCCGCGCTCGCGTCCCATCCGGACGGCGAGCAAGGCGAGCGTGGTCACCTGCGAGGCGAACGTCTTGGTCGCGGCGACGCCGATCTCGGGGCCGGCCCGGATAAAGGCCGTCTCGTCGGTCTCCCGCGTGACGGTGCTGCCGAGCGTATTGGTCACGGCGAGGGTTCGAGCGCCGGCACCCGCGGCTTCCCGGATCGCCCCCAGTGTATCTGCGGTCTCACCGCTCTGGGTGACTGCCACGACGAGCGTGCGCCAGGGGTCTCGTCCCCCATTGAACCGGTACTCGCTCGCGATTTCGACGCTCGTCCTGACGTCTGCGAGTTCCTCGAGCAACTGCGCGCCGTAGAGACTCGCGTAGTAGGAGGTTCCGCAGGCGACGAACTGGACCTCCTCGAGCGAATCCAGGTATCCCTGCGGGAACGAGACGTCGAGGTCCACGTCGCCGCGGTCCCGATCTACCCGACCCGAGAGCGTCTGTCGGAGGGCAGCGGGTTGTTCGTGGATCTCCTTTCGCATGTAGTGGTCGTAGCCGGCCTTCTCGGCGGCGTCGGCCTCCCACTCGACGGTTTCGATCGCTGGCTCCACTGTCCCGCCGCCCCGATACACCGTCACCGACTCACCCTCGAGGGCGACCAGGTCGTCGTCTTCGAGGTAGGTCACCGACCGCGTGTGCTCGAGGAACGCCGTCACGTCGCTCGCGAGGAAAGAGCCGTCATCCCCGTGTCCAATTACGAGCGGGCTCTCGTGGCGGGTGGCGACGATTCGATCCCGACCGGCGCGGACGGCCGCGATGGCGTAGCTCCCATCGAGTCGGTCGACGACGGCTTCGAGTGCCGACAGCAGGTCGTGGCCGCCCTCGAGTTCGCGCTCGAGGAGGTGGGGGACGACTTCGGTGTCCGTATCACTGGCGAACGCGTAGCCGTCGGCCTCGAGTTCCCTCCGCAGGGCCTCGTAGTTCTGGATGATCCCGTTGTGGACGACGGCGACCTCGCCCGACTGACTGCAGTGGGGGTGGGCGTTTCCGTCCGTGGGCGGGCCGTGGGTCGACCACCGCGTGTGGCCGATGGCTGTCGTCGCGCCGGGCGCGTCGGGGACCGACAGTTCGCCGACCTCCCCGGCTCGCTTCGCGACCGTCAGGTCGTCCCCGACGAGCGCGACGCCCGCGGAGTCGTACCCCCGGTACTCGAGGTTCTCGAGTCCAGCGGACACGAGCGGTCCGGCCGCCTCGTCTCCAGTGTAGCCGACGATTCCGCACATGTTAGCCCCTCCTGACGACCGCATCCGGTTCGATCCGACCGCCGACGGTTGCCCCCGCGTCGACGACTGCGCCGTCGCCGAGCACGGTTCCCGGTTCGGCCGTTACCCCTGCCCCGACGACGGCGTTGTCACCGACCACGGCTCCGAGGGCGATGCCCTCGTGGACCTCGCCGTCGACGACCATCGTCGCGCCATCGCCGGTGAGCGTGGCGTTCGCCCCGACCCGGGCGTTCTCGCCGACGATCGAGTTTCGGACGACCGCACCCGCTTCCACGACGGCGTCGGGGAGAACCACGGCGTTCGAAACCACGGCGTTCGCCTCGATCGTGACGTTGTCACCGATGGCCGTCGCGCCGCCGATCGTCGCGTTCGGCCCAGTCGAGACGTCCTGGCCGAGCACGCTATCACTCGGGGCCAACTCTCGACCGCTCGAGCCACCGTCCTGGTCGACCTGTGCGGCGTTCACGTCGAGCAGATCCCAGAGGTGGGAGACGTCGAGCCAGCGACCGCCGTACCTGACCGCTCGCATCGACTCCTCCTCGACGAGGCCCTCGAGCGTCGTCGTGATCGCGAGTTCACCGTCTCGTGTCGGCGTCTCGCCGATCGCGTCGAAGATCGAGGGCTCGAAGCCGTAGACGCCGGCGTTGATGAGTTCGGCGGTCGTCGACACCTGTGGCTTCTCTTCGATTTCGGTCACCGTCTCGCCCTCGAGGGTGACGATTCCGTACTCGCTCGCCGATTCGGAGCGCGTGACAGACAGGACCGGTTCGCCGGTTGCCAGCAGTTCGTCCCGGACGCGTTCGACGAGGTCGGCGTCGACGATCTGGTCGCCGTTGAGCACCACGAACGGTCCGTCGACGCGTTCTCGTGCCTGTTCGATCGCGTGTGCAGTCCCCAGTTGCGACGCTTGCTCGACGTACTCGATGTTAACGCCCCAGTCGTCACCGTCCCCGAAGTAGTTCCGAATGCGTTCTTGCTGGTAGCCGACGACGAGGACGATCCGGTCGATACCGGCGTCGACGACCGACTCGAGGACGTGTTCAAGGATCGGTCGGTTCGCGACTGGAACCATCGGTTTCGGTCGCCGGTTCGTCAGTGGCTCGAGCCGGCGACCTTCGCCGGCCGCGAGGACGACAGCCGGCACGTCGCTCTCGGTCATGCCTGCTGGTCTCGGGCGAATAACCGAATACTTGATGGTCGCGTACACGCCGGTGGCAGTCGGGGGTGGAGGGGGCAGGGCTCGGTCGACGCTCGACCCCGGGTACCGACGACGCGACCGAGACCCGGGACCGTCCAGCGGCTGCTTCGTAACAGACTAGTGACCCGCCTCCGTCCACGGGGGTATGACCGTGCTGGTAACCGGCGGGGCCGGATTCATCGGCTCGCACCTCGCCGAGGCCTTCCTCGAGGACGGACGCGAGGTCGTGGTGATCGACCCGCTGGACCCGTACTACGATACGGACATCAAACGGCGAAATATCGACCGCTGTCGGTCGGTCGGCGGCGACCGCTACGAGTTCGTCGACGGCTCGATCACCGACGAGGCCCTCGTTCGCGATCTCGTCTCGAGTCGAGACGTCGAGTACGTCTTCCATCAGGCCGCACAGGCGGGCGTTCGGACCAGTGTCGAGAATCCGAAGAAGCCCCACGAGATCAACACGACGGGGTTGCTCAACCTGTTACTCGCCGCCGAGGAGGCGGGTGTCGAACGGTTCGTCAACGCCTCGTCGTCGTCGGTCTACGGCGAGATGGAGTATCTCCCGTACGACGAGGATCACCAGAACGTGCCACAGAGCCCCTACGGCGTGACCAAGCTCACGGCCGAACACTACTGTCGCGTCTGGACCGACGTCTACGACGTCCCCACCGTCAGTCTCCGGTACTTTACGGTCTACGGGCCGCGGATGCGTCCGAACATGGCGATCACGAACTTTACGTCGCGCTGTCTCAACGGCGAACCCCCG is a genomic window of Natrarchaeobaculum aegyptiacum containing:
- a CDS encoding GDP-mannose 4,6-dehydratase; this encodes MTVLVTGGAGFIGSHLAEAFLEDGREVVVIDPLDPYYDTDIKRRNIDRCRSVGGDRYEFVDGSITDEALVRDLVSSRDVEYVFHQAAQAGVRTSVENPKKPHEINTTGLLNLLLAAEEAGVERFVNASSSSVYGEMEYLPYDEDHQNVPQSPYGVTKLTAEHYCRVWTDVYDVPTVSLRYFTVYGPRMRPNMAITNFTSRCLNGEPPVIYGDGQQTRDFTYVDDIVEANRSLLETDAADGEAMNVGSTGNITIEELAEHIVEETGADVDLEYAEAKEADARHTHADVSKATDLIGYEPTTTIREGVSRFVDWYRENRDWYEPLVLNS
- a CDS encoding type 1 glutamine amidotransferase; the protein is MTRPRIGLTQRVYEVEAYEERRDCLDQRWGPFVQSFGLDPVPLPNRVEDVAGYVDRLELDGVVVTGGNDFAHLEDGTNVAPERDEFERTLLEAAIDRNLPVLGVCRGLQLLNLHFGGSLRDVDGHVAKEHELEVDPNATALEDVPRTIPVNSYHGYGIGEDDLGDGLRVCGHVSDGTIEWVEHDRYPITGIMWHPERESPSSGLDRRIIRSRLPTETV
- a CDS encoding NTP transferase domain-containing protein; protein product: MSTGTTAIHLAAGEGTRLRPLTNDRPKPLVELGGTSLLERNVETLERAGVENQIVVTGHEGDQIRDLGLETVHNGVYDETEMVYSLFRAADEFPEEGAGDLIISYGDIVYERAIVEELLACDAPMCIVVDREWRALWNARFDDPLEDAETLSLDGEGRIRSIGDTPSGYDDIDAQYTGLLKVRNDHVEPLIDVYRDLDDQQDGYVSVDTTAFLQGLIDDDWHLQAVPVDGGWLEVDTLSDLEHYRQRYEDGSLDEFISL
- the glmS gene encoding glutamine--fructose-6-phosphate transaminase (isomerizing), yielding MCGIVGYTGDEAAGPLVSAGLENLEYRGYDSAGVALVGDDLTVAKRAGEVGELSVPDAPGATTAIGHTRWSTHGPPTDGNAHPHCSQSGEVAVVHNGIIQNYEALRRELEADGYAFASDTDTEVVPHLLERELEGGHDLLSALEAVVDRLDGSYAIAAVRAGRDRIVATRHESPLVIGHGDDGSFLASDVTAFLEHTRSVTYLEDDDLVALEGESVTVYRGGGTVEPAIETVEWEADAAEKAGYDHYMRKEIHEQPAALRQTLSGRVDRDRGDVDLDVSFPQGYLDSLEEVQFVACGTSYYASLYGAQLLEELADVRTSVEIASEYRFNGGRDPWRTLVVAVTQSGETADTLGAIREAAGAGARTLAVTNTLGSTVTRETDETAFIRAGPEIGVAATKTFASQVTTLALLAVRMGRERGQLSAAEARDVLADLRGLPGAVQQVLDEDEQVLETAREYQDASSFFFVGRRFGYPVALEGALKLKEISYDHAEGFAAGELKHGPLALVDDDTPVLAVLTEAAEREATMHNVVEAQTRGAPAIGVVSSAGEGGSVDVALEVPSVGLFEPLVANVYFQLFAYHVANLKGRSIDKPRNLAKSVTVE
- a CDS encoding sugar phosphate nucleotidyltransferase, translating into MTESDVPAVVLAAGEGRRLEPLTNRRPKPMVPVANRPILEHVLESVVDAGIDRIVLVVGYQQERIRNYFGDGDDWGVNIEYVEQASQLGTAHAIEQARERVDGPFVVLNGDQIVDADLVERVRDELLATGEPVLSVTRSESASEYGIVTLEGETVTEIEEKPQVSTTAELINAGVYGFEPSIFDAIGETPTRDGELAITTTLEGLVEEESMRAVRYGGRWLDVSHLWDLLDVNAAQVDQDGGSSGRELAPSDSVLGQDVSTGPNATIGGATAIGDNVTIEANAVVSNAVVLPDAVVEAGAVVRNSIVGENARVGANATLTGDGATMVVDGEVHEGIALGAVVGDNAVVGAGVTAEPGTVLGDGAVVDAGATVGGRIEPDAVVRRG